GGCACGCGCGGCGAGTGGATGTCGTAGACGCCCGGTCCGATCTCGTTCGGGTAGGCGAAGGCGGCAAACGCCTCCAGTAACTCCATCTGCGAACGCGACGTCTCGACCGTGATCACGTCGGCATCCAGTGCGGCGATGGCGTCCAGGATGTCGTTGAACTCCGAGTAACACATGTGGGTGTGAATCTGCGTGTCGTCCCGCACTCCGGAAGCCGCCAGGCGAAACGCTTCGGTCGACCAGTCCAGGTAGGCAGGCCAGTCGGCACGACGGAGGGGCAAGCCTTCCCGAAGGGCCGGTTCGTCGATCTGGATGATGCCGATGTGGGCGCGTTCCAGGTCCACCACTTCTTCCCGAATGGCCAGCGCAATCTGGCGGGCGGTGTCGCGGCGGGGCTGGTCGTTGCGCACGAACGACCATTGCAGGATCGTGATCGGTCCGGTCAGCATGCCCTTCACCGGTTTGTCGGTCTGCTGCTGGGCAAAGTCGGCCCACCGGACGGTCATGGGCTGCGGACGCTCCACGTCACCGAAAATGATCGGCGGTTTCACGCCGCGCGAACCGTAGCTCTGTACCCAGCCGTGCTCTGTAAACGTAATACCGTCGAGCTGCTCACCGAAGTACTCTACCATGTCGTTGCGTTCGTACTCCCCGTGTACCAAGACATCTAGTCCCAATGCTTCCTGCCGGTGAATCACGTCCCGCGTCTTTTCTTCCAGCGTTGCTTCGTACTGTTGCAGGGTCAGGTCACCGCGCCGGAGCTGGGCCCGCAGGCGACGCACGTCGGGGGTCTGCGGAAACGAGCCGATGGTGGTGGTGGGAAAGTAGGGGAGGTGGAAACGCGCGTGCTGGGCGGCCTGTCGCACCGGGAAGGCGCTCTGGCGGCGGGTATCGTCCGGTGTCACCTGACGCAGGCGCTGCTGCACGGTGGGCCGGTGAACGAGAGGCGACTGACGGCGGCTGTCCATGGCCTGTTGGTTGGCGTCCAGCGCCGCCCGGTAAGTGGCTTTGCCTTCGTCGGTCGCCAACCGGGCCAGCAACACGACTTCTTCGGCCTTTTGTTTGGCGAAGGCCAGCCAGTTTTTGATCTCCGGCGTCAGCACGTCTTCCTGGGTTTCCTGCTCCAGATCGAAAGGCACGTGCAGCAGCGAACACGACGCCGAGAGCCACAGCTTGTCGGCAGGGCATTGCGCCTGCGCCAGTTCTATCGAGCGGCGGGAAGCGGCAAAATCGTTTTTCCAGACGTTGCGTCCGTCGACCAGCCCGAGCGATAGCGTCAGGGCTTCGGGGCGTTCGGCCAGGACCGAGGCCAGTTGCTCAGGACCCCGCACCAGATCGAGGTGCAACGCGTCGACGGGCAGGGAAAGGGCCAGCGACTGATTCTCGCGTAGGTCACCGAAGTAGGTCGCCACGAGTAGCTTCAACTCGGGGACGGCTCGCCGCAATGCCCGATAGGCATACGAATAAGCTGCCGTTGCCGCCGGGCAGAGGTCCATCGCCAGGAACGGCTCGTCGAGTTGCACCCACTCCGCGCCGGCGTCTTGCAGGGCCTGCAGCGCTACTGCGTAGACGGGCAGGAGGCGCTCCAGCAGCGAAAGGCGATCCAATTCCGAGTCTTTGGCCTTGCCCAGCAACAGGTACGAAACGGGACCCACCAGCACCGGTTTGGCAGCGTGGCCCAGGGCCTGCGCCTCCCGGAATTCGTCGACCACCTTGGTGGAGAAAAACGAGAACGACTCGTCGGCGGTGAATTCCGGCACTAGGTAATGGTAGTTGGTGTCGAACCACTTGGTCATCTCCAGGGCAATCACGTCGTGGTCGCCCTGTTGGTAGCCCCGCGCCATGGCAAAGAGGAGCTCCTCCGGCGCGCCTTCCCGCAGGAAATGGAAACGCTCCGGTACGGCCCCCACCATAAGCGAGGTATCCAGCACCTGATCGTAAAACGAGAAATCGTTTACCGGTAGCCAGTCGAGGCCTACCTGTTGCTGCACCGACCAGTTGTAGTGGCGCTGCGCACGACCCGCCTCCCGCAGGTCTTCCAGGGAGGCTTTCCCAGCCCAGTACTGCTCGCAGGCGCGCTTCATTTCGCGCCGGGCCCCGAGGCGAGGATAGCCTAACAGATGTGTTGTCATCATCACAAATAAAAGTTTAAGTACACGAATACATGGTGAGCATGCCTTCGCGGTACCTGACGCCGGAACAGACGGGTCCCCTTTGCCGGAGGCGCTACACGTGAAAAAGACATACCTCTTCCCCGGTAGCCTTGCGGCCATTTTTTTACATCGTACGTGTCGCGATCCATTCCGAACCAGGCCTTAGTCGCGAAAGCCAAGTCCGCCGAAGAACGGGGCAAGTCTCCCGGCTTGGAGCATTTTGGTCGGCCTTCCCTTCCCTAACAGGACAGTGGCCGGGTCGGCAGCGGGGCGCGTGCCTAGACCAAAACAGATAGCTCCTCACGGTTGCGCGTCAGCTCAGGTATTGCACCTGATTCCTTTTTCATCCGAGGCGGTGCCGGGAAAGGCACGCTCAGAACCGACGTTCCCAATGGGCGTTGCCGCAAAGCTATCCAATTGCCCACACATTTCTACGAAGCACCGGTTTTTTGTAGGCGGAAGCGCTGCCAGAGTCATCCCGAAAATATAAATAGGAGGCGAAAGCCGACTCAGGCAATGGCACAGCCGCTTCCGTTTACCTGAGCGGTTATGCACACCGCAGATAGACACTTCGAAAGTCGCTCCGGACAAGGCGCGTCGTCGCATCGGCTCAGAACCGAGTGCCATGGTGCCGATAGAGAAAAGTGTGT
The Catalinimonas alkaloidigena genome window above contains:
- the metE gene encoding 5-methyltetrahydropteroyltriglutamate--homocysteine S-methyltransferase, producing the protein MTTHLLGYPRLGARREMKRACEQYWAGKASLEDLREAGRAQRHYNWSVQQQVGLDWLPVNDFSFYDQVLDTSLMVGAVPERFHFLREGAPEELLFAMARGYQQGDHDVIALEMTKWFDTNYHYLVPEFTADESFSFFSTKVVDEFREAQALGHAAKPVLVGPVSYLLLGKAKDSELDRLSLLERLLPVYAVALQALQDAGAEWVQLDEPFLAMDLCPAATAAYSYAYRALRRAVPELKLLVATYFGDLRENQSLALSLPVDALHLDLVRGPEQLASVLAERPEALTLSLGLVDGRNVWKNDFAASRRSIELAQAQCPADKLWLSASCSLLHVPFDLEQETQEDVLTPEIKNWLAFAKQKAEEVVLLARLATDEGKATYRAALDANQQAMDSRRQSPLVHRPTVQQRLRQVTPDDTRRQSAFPVRQAAQHARFHLPYFPTTTIGSFPQTPDVRRLRAQLRRGDLTLQQYEATLEEKTRDVIHRQEALGLDVLVHGEYERNDMVEYFGEQLDGITFTEHGWVQSYGSRGVKPPIIFGDVERPQPMTVRWADFAQQQTDKPVKGMLTGPITILQWSFVRNDQPRRDTARQIALAIREEVVDLERAHIGIIQIDEPALREGLPLRRADWPAYLDWSTEAFRLAASGVRDDTQIHTHMCYSEFNDILDAIAALDADVITVETSRSQMELLEAFAAFAYPNEIGPGVYDIHSPRVPTAEEMQALMEKAARVIPARNLWVNPDCGLKTRGWPETEAALRNMVLVARQLREEYAPTLL